A genomic segment from Anabas testudineus chromosome 6, fAnaTes1.2, whole genome shotgun sequence encodes:
- the scamp2 gene encoding secretory carrier-associated membrane protein 2: protein MSGFDVNPFSDPANDNPFNDPSVTQVTNSSIEPVDQYNLFPARTTDGHSTPASTSPYQPAVLQPSTEPSPQATAAAAQANLLRQQEELERKAAELDRREQELQSRGTTGKENNWPPLPKSFPIRPCFYQDFSEEIPPQYQRVCKMMYYLWMFNCVTLFLNLLACLAGFTTNSSYGVDFGLSILWLILFTPCSFLCWYRPVYKAFKSDSSFSFFFFFFVFFCQVVIFIIQAVGIPKWGNSGWITAFTVISTNQAVGAIMIIVAILFTMCAVLSVILLKMVHSMYRRTGASFQKAQQEFSQGVFTSKTFQTAASSAASSAAQGAFQGNN from the exons ATGTCGGGATTTGATGTCAACCCGTTCTCAGATCCTGCCAACGACAACCCTTTCAAT gaTCCTTCTGTCACACAAGTGACCAACTCCAGCATAGAACCAGTTGACCAGTACAACCTGTTCCCTGCCCGTACCACA GATGGTCATAGCACTCCAGCCTCCACCTCTCCCTATCAGCCTGCTGTATTACAGCCATCTACAGAGCCCAGTCCTCAG gctactgctgctgcagctcaggcCAACCTGCtgaggcagcaggaggagctggagaggaaaGCTGCCGAGCTGGACCGCAGAGAGCAAGAGCTACAGAGCAGGGGCACGACAG GTAAGGAAAACAACTGGCCTCCACTTCCCAAAAGCTTCCCAATCAGACCATGTTTCTATCAGGACTTCTCAGAGGAAATCCCCCCGCAGTACCAGAGAGTCTGCAAGATGATGTATTATCTCTGGATGT TCAACTGTGTAACTCTGTTCCTCAACTTGTTGGCATGTCTTGCTGGCTTCACCACTAATTCAAGCTATGGTGTGGATTTTGGACTCTCTATTCTCTGGCTCATCCTCTTCACTCCCTGCTCCTTCCTCTGCTGGTACAGGCCTGTCTACAAGGCATTCAA GTCCGACAGctccttcagtttcttcttcttcttctttgtgtttttctgccaagtgGTGATTTTTATCATCCAGGCTGTAGGCATCCCCAAGTGGGGCAACAG TGGTTGGATCACTGCTTTCACTGTCATCAGCACAAACCAAGCAGTGGGAGCCATCATGATAATAGTGGCTATCCTCTTCACCATGTGTGCCGTCCTGTCTGTCATCCTGCTTAAGATG GTCCACAGCATGTACCGCCGGACTGGGGCCAGTTTCCAAAAGGCCCAGCAGGAATTCTCACAGGGTGTTTTCACCAGTAAGACCTTCCAAACAGCTGCCTCAAGTGCAGCATCTTCTGCAGCCCAAGGAGCCTTCCAAGGAAACAACTAA
- the LOC113165276 gene encoding uncharacterized protein LOC113165276 has protein sequence MQKSFSDGAENIEQPLVFFDLETTGLGQSCEIIQLAAVSGGHSLNLYVIPRRRMERGAAKVTGFRVRRQKLYLHRQLVLTNSLREVLVSFIAFLQMLGHPLVIGHNIRRFDCHLLARALDELNLRAEFESSISGCVDTLPLSREMLKDRCLQSFRQENLVRELVGVNYKAHDALEDVRALQALYSALQPTPELVCRHMFTLDTMETKPAATAAKCKVPCKLSGQRPLWEHFRQTVKVTEGNAKDQDGELQNVLHH, from the exons ATGCAAAAATCCTTCTCAGACGGAGCTGAAAACATTGAACAGCCGCTGGTTTTCTTTGACCTGGAGACAACGGGACTGG GTCAGAGCTGTGAGATCATCCAGCTGGCTGCCGTGAGTGGAGgtcattcactgaacctctaTGTGATCCCTCGGCGTCGAATGGAGCGAGGTGCTGCCAAAGTGACAGGTTTCAGGGTCCGCAGACAGAAGCTGTACCTCCACCGTCAGCTTGTCCTCACCAACTCCTTGCGAGAGGTCCTAGTGTCCTTCATCGCTTTCCTTCAAATGCTCGGGCATCCACTTGTCATTGGCCACAACATTCGGCGCTTCGACTGTCATCTGCTGGCTCGAGCACTTGATGAACTGAACCTCAGAGCAGAGTTTGAGTCGTCAATCTCGGGCTGTGTTGACACACTACCACTGTCCCGGGAGATGCTGAAGGACCGTTGTCTCCAGAGTTTCCGACAGGAGAATCTGGTCAGGGAGCTGGTGGGTGTGAACTACAAGGCCCATGATGCCTTGGAAGATGTGCGGGCATTGCAGGCACTTTATAGTGCGCTTCAGCCCACTCCAGAGTTGGTCTGCAGGCATATGTTTACTCTGGACACCATGGAAACCAAACCAGCTGCTACAGCTGCCAAATGTAAAGTGCCCTGTAAACTATCAGGACAGCGCCCCCTGTGGGAGCActtcagacagacagtgaaggTCACAGAAGGCAACGCAAAAGACCAAGATGGagaattacaaaatgttttacatcatTAA
- the mpi gene encoding mannose-6-phosphate isomerase, translating into MEEVRVFPLTCAVQNYAWGKIGMDSEVAKLVVGGDLLAVIEDGKHYAELWMGAHPKGDAQIKDNRIAQTTLGQWIAHFPASLGSKVKDIFHGQLPFLFKVLSINTALSIQAHPNRELAARLHAQFPEHYPDNNHKPEMAIALTRFQGLCGFRPVEEILGFLKSVPEFHALVGNEAAEELRCSVEDAVRTRQALKKCFTRMMNCEKKVFIDQLNMLVKRVTEEGAAGKDTSSSNGDLLLRLHSQYPGDIGCFSIYFLNYVVLDPGQAMFLGANEPHAYLYGDCIECMACSDNTVRAGLTPKYIDVNTLCEMLNYNPASASSKIFPCVQDASDPCVTLYDPPVPDFTVMRIQIPASVKQYTVAPVDSASIILVIEGDATATCAAALSDVALRRGTVLFVSANECVTLHITSPSGMTMFRACCLL; encoded by the exons ATGGAGGAAGTGAGAG TGTTTCCCCTGACCTGTGCTGTGCAAAATTATGCATGGGGGAAGATTGGGATGGACAGCGAGGTGGCCAAACTGGTGGTTGGCGGAGACCTATTAGCTGTCATAGAGGATGGCAAACACTATGCTGAG TTATGGATGGGCGCCCACCCTAAAGGTGATGCCCAGATTAAAGACAACAGGATCGCGCAGACCACACTGGGCCAGTGGATTGCTCACTTTCCTGCTAGCCTGGGTTCTAAGGTCAAAGACATTTTCCACGGTCAGCTACCCTTCCTCTTCAAAGTCCTCTCTATCAATACAGCTTTGTCGATACAGGCCCACCCCAACAGG GAGTTAGCTGCTCGTCTCCATGCTCAGTTTCCGGAGCACTATCCAGACAACAACCACAAACCCGAGATGGCTATTGCTCTCACCCGCTTCCAGGGCCTCTGTGGCTTCAGACCAGTGGAGGAGATCCTGGGTTTCCTTAAAT CTGTCCCAGAGTTCCATGCTCTTGTGGGGAACGAAGCAGCAGAAGAGCTGCGCTGCAGTGTGGAAGATGCGGTTCGCACAAGACAGGCTCTGAAGAAGTGCTTCACCAGGATGATGAACTGCGAAAAGAAGGTGTTCATAGATCAGCTAAACATGCTGGTGAAGAGAGTTACTGAAGAAG GTGCAGCAGGAAAGGACACATCAAGCAGCAACGGTGACCTTTTGCTTCGCCTCCACTCCCAGTATCCCGGAGACATTGGCTGCTTCTCCATCTACTTCCTCAACTATGTGGTTCTGGATCCAGGCCAGGCCATGTTCCTGGGAGCCAACGAACCTCATGCTTACCTTTATGGAG ACTGTATTGAGTGTATGGCCTGCTCAGACAACACAGTGAGGGCTGGTCTCACACCAAAATACATCGATGTTAACACGCTGTGTGAAATGCTGAACTACAACCCCGCCTCTGCCAGCTCCAAAATCTTCCCATGTGTCCAGGACGCCTCTGACCCATGTGTGACCCTGTACGACCCCCCAGTGCCAGACTTTACTGTCATGAGGATACAG ATCCCGGCCTCAGTGAAACAGTACACTGTGGCTCCAGTCGACAGTGCTAGCATTATCCTGGTCATTGAAGGGGATGCTACAGCTACCTGCGCTGCTGCTCTCTCCGATGTCGCCCTGAGACGGGGCACCGTCCTGTTTGTCTCAGCCAATGAGTGCGTCACCCTGCACATTACCTCTCCATCAGGGATGACCATGTTTCGAGCCTGCTGCCTCCTGTAG
- the LOC113165349 gene encoding protein PML-like, with translation MSDDNIVFFDLETTGLDTTVCDLIQLSAICGERTFNVYTLPRRALTESATHVTGFTVRDDRLLLRGDPVVTTSLSEALTSFITFLCSFRRPILLAAHNAMRFDALVLARVLQNCSLQQEFQQVVCGFLDTFLLSKKLFPSLASYSQQYMVKHFLGKTYNAHNAVEDARMLQELYKAWRPSRFHISRCTFRTNRVF, from the exons ATGTCTGATGATAACATCGTTTTCTTTGACTTGGAGACAACTGGATTAG ACACCACAGTGTGTGACCTCATCCAGTTGTCAGCCATTTGTGGAGAGAGGACCTTTAACGTCTACACTCTCCCCCGTCGTGCCCTCACTGAGAGCGCCACCCACGTCACTGGCTTCACCGTCAGGGATGACCGTCTGTTGCTCCGTGGAGACCCAGTGGTCACTACATCTCTGTCTGAGGCCCTCACCTCGTTTATCACCTTCCTCTGTTCCTTCCGCCGCCCCATACTGCTGGCAGCCCACAATGCAATGCGGTTTGATGCCCTAGTCCTCGCCAGAGTGCTGCAGAACTGCTCCCTCCAGCAGGAGTTCCAGCAGGTGGTGTGCGGGTTTCTGGATACCTTCCTGTTGAGCAAAAAGCTCTTTCCTAGTCTGGCCAGCTATTCTCAGCAGTACATGGTCAAGCATTTTCTGGGAAAAACCTACAATGCTCATAATGCTGTGGAGGATGCCAGGATGCTGCAGGAGCTGTACAAAGCATGGAGACCGAGTAGATTCCACATCTCCAGATGTACCTTCCGGACGAACAGAGTGTTTTGA